A section of the Triticum dicoccoides isolate Atlit2015 ecotype Zavitan unplaced genomic scaffold, WEW_v2.0 scaffold30902, whole genome shotgun sequence genome encodes:
- the LOC119345821 gene encoding uncharacterized protein LOC119345821, translating into MNNLPPPDKQHGSDSHSKTDCPTHAANCSDVDAQGITDPITFSQMCEGIEYDGTGCPSCDADARLINEVHLDDLGHEHEEEAEIAPTNTDAENLGVGVSDVFTGQKFVNEAQIDAEAADHTEQVSKDGHLSVDAPIITGQVPVNHDNDADRQITVHEPISHTEQCTTAEKFQLEDANTPESLVSFGQPTQEWEVSQQLRDANIHPDRTPHFDTREPSHKVCIRSGSEIIKLPHTGAEAQPTNLQQSASTAQQAAHTIQVSDASALQLSPRRSARFKKTDVSTEKHTLVRTAKNMEKDKTNVPSFVNPNQFGAPGNVLQCGQLPVIVKRIRKRPLKIISPFKLHPVKSTISLNHARKLRDIVINDLDLKKTGLLAYEPSKLYLTGMDLAKSFGDGASMLPSLMEYYIDILRHDEIKLRPTSAGYRMFLRWSLSFHLNVDARHETQSFNPTFIEALLKEDLADKDPQDVRMILWVSHQGSHFSVYCVNRVHRRIDVLDSVDWSTQQTTFEDFHKPWGPIAVARLNDAFLKVTEGKFDNFCKWPIARFPTPKQLANDCPFFCFKFLKFYDGEENQLRIKIDPEKFSDYRSEELAYMVFHELNLFRQLPPQIEVLRKAITKA; encoded by the exons ATGAACAACCTTCCACCACCAG ACAAACAACATGGCTCTGACAGCCACTCAAAAACCGATTGCCCTACTCATGCTGCTAACTGTTCTGATGTGGATGCGCAAGGAATCACCGATCCCATTACGTTTTCTCAAATGTGTGAAGGCATTGAATATGATGGAACTGGATGCCCCTCATGTGATGCAGACG CGCGTCTTATTAATGAGGTGCACCTTGATGACCTAGGCCATGAGCATGAAGAAGAAGCTGAGATAGCTCCAACTAACACTG atgcaGAAAACTTGGGGGTGGGTGTGTCAGACGTATTCACGGGCCAAAAGTTTGTCAATGAGGCACAAATCGATGCAGAAGCTGCTGATCACACAGAGCAGGTCTCAAAAG ATGGCCATTTATCTGTGGATGCACCAATAATTACTGGTCAAGTCCCAGTTAACCATGACAATGATGCTGATCGCCAAATTACTGTCCATGAACCAATTAGCCACACAGAACAGTGTACCACCGCAGAGAAATTTCAG TTGGAAGATGCCAACACACCTGAATCCTTAGTATCCTTCGGTCAGCCAACACAAGAATGGGAAGTTAGCCAACAACTTCGAGATGCTAATATTCACCCAGACAGAACCCCCCATTTT GATACTAGAGAGCCATCCCACAAAGTGTGTATTAGGAGTGGCAGTGAAATCATCAAATTACCTCACACTGGAGCGGAGGCTCAACCTACCAACCTACAGCAGTCTGCCTCCACTGCACAACAGGCTGCCCACACTATCCAG GTCTCTGATGCATCTGCTCTACAGCTGTCTCCCAGGCGCTCGGCGAGATTTAAAAAAACAGATGTT TCTACGGAAAAACATACACTTGTTCGCACCGCCAAGAACATGGAGAAGGACAAAACCAATGTCCCAAGCTTTGTGAACCCCAACCAATTCGGAGCTCCTGGAAATGTTCTGCAATGCGGTCAACTACCAGTTATCGTAAAGAGGATCAGGAAGAGACCATTGAAGATCATTTCTCCATTTAAATTACATCCTGTTAAGTCTACCATTTCTCTCAACCACGCCCGAAAACTCCGTGACATAGTAATCAACGACCTTGATCTCAAAAA GACTGGACTTCTTGCTTACGAACCTTCTAAGTTATATCTTACTGGCATGGATCTCGCAAAAAGCTTCGGCGATGGGGCATCAATGCTACCCAGCTTGATGGAATACTACATAGACATTCTGCGTCACGATGAGATTAAATTAAGGCCCACGTCGGCTGGGTACAGGATGTTCCTTCGTTGGTCACTATCG TTCCACCTTAATGTCGATGCTCGGCACGAGACGCAATCCTTCAATCCTACTTTCATTGAGGCACTATTAAAGGAAGACCTCGCGGATAAAGACCCTCAAGATGTTCGCATG ATATTATGGGTATCCCATCAGGGCAGTCATTTCTCAGTTTATTGTGTGAATCGTGTTCACAGACGGATTGACGTCCTCGATTCAGTTGACTGGAGCACACAACAGACTACATTTGAGGATTTTCATAAGCCGTGGGGTCCTATTGCTGTCGCCAGACTCAATGATGCTTTTTTAAAAGTTACTGAGGGGAAGTTCGACAACTTCTGCAAGTGGCCTATTGCTAGATTTCCAACCCCCAAACAACTTGCCAACGACTGTCCTTTCTTCTGTTTCAAATTCCTGAAATTTTATGATGGCGAGGAGAATCAATTACGAATCAAAATCGACCCA GAGAAGTTTAGTGATTACAGGTCGGAGGAGCTTGCATACATGGTGTTCCATGAATTGAATTTATTTCGTCAGCTACCACCTCAAATTGAAGTTTTGAGGAAGGCTATTACAAAAGCATAA